atatatatataaataaagcgCATAACTTTTTAACAacacaattatttaaaatatcatttttttatttttaaaatattaatattttatttttaaatatttaaactattaatttttttttatatttataattttataatatatctcttctatataataagtgtgtagataatggaaattcttggttttaacggtcttttatttttttaatgttaactttaatagaatattcttatatttaacagaatattatcatatttaacggtagtttataaacacttaaacttaattaaaataaaataaaaaattaaaaaaaatgataattatttaaaaataataaataattaaacaaattaaaatatgatatttttaagatattttacaatgataattattttaaaataataaataattaaacaaattaaaatatggtatttctgagatattttacaatgataattatttaaaaataataaaatcatatgttttataacttaaataaaatttaattaaacttaaactcacttattagaataatatcatattaaacatataatataatctactatgaattagcaacaaattgtttttttaaaaaaactaacaagaaacttaaatttaaaatcacgtataatatttaatattacattaaatatataatatataatctcttgttgtcagtctcaaattcaaaaactaaaacaaacataaacttaagcaaaaataaataaattatttaattaaaattggatatttatttcaaaatttatatgacattaatataactttaataaaaataattaataaattttataaataaaactaaacaaacatgcatattgcacgttgcttgtatctagtatatataaatagatgTAGATTAGATTTGATCGATTATTTTTACAAGTGAAAATACATTAGATTTTCTAATTCAATCCGCACAAGTACGAATATCCGCATTTTGCagattagattggattggatcgtGCATATTGATTTGAATCGAGTATTTTGTAAACACTCCTACCATAAGAAAGATAGATGGTTGGGAATTGCAAACATACAATTATATTAATGAGTAATTAaggaataaaattaaaatatatacaaAATTAAATAACTCTTCAATTGAATATATTGCTTCAATAAAAGTGTAGaaagaatatataaaaaaaactcttactaaatgaatttaaaatatgGTCCACTTCAataagtttatcaacctgacatgtataatttttttaattagcaTTATTCTTACACTATCAAAGCAACTTTTAAATAGAAATTATTTACTAAATTAAATACGAAAATATCATTCGATTTATCGAATATCCCCTaaaaaatatccctaaaataagagaaattataggaaatAGTCCAAAATAAAGTCATCAAAAAGTTAATGttcttattttttaaattgtagataaatgactattttacattgttgattacctataTTGTCCTTTTttttatagtttatttatttatttaggactgtatgactttaatatagtggtatatgtatattagttttgtttaattagtttttattttaaagttatattgattttttaagttttttataggttgttggtatattattttccaattagtgtatatattttttgtggtatggtatataatttttttttgtgatatttaatttctattttattatacatagtggtagtatataattttgtatcatggtatatacattttaatggtagtatataactttgttagcatagtatatacattttttagtaataattttgtaagttttgatggtatattatttttcaactcagtatatatattttgtggtatggtatattatTCAATaacccataaaaaacgaaaaaaaatcaaaataactttaaaataaaaactaattaaacaaaactaatatacatataccataatattaaaatatttaaaataaaatagtaatttgttaaagggtgtatttggtaatatgtgatattaaatagatgattaggctattttactacaaaattaaaaacatagacATTTACTTACATTCACACAACATTAAATGTCATTTTGCACCATGTCCcctaaaataatagaaattataataatattttaactaCAGTGGCCTACAGCCCAATCTTTACAATGGACTTGCGTTAGCCCAAAGCATCTTAGGATCACTCCCCCAACTTGTATTATTGTTAAGAAATGATAATAATAACAAAGAAAACatatattattattcaaataaatatatttataactaTTCACAGAAAGAACTAATAATTAGAAGTACAGGAAGAACTAATAATATGGTACCATACTATTTATTTAACGTTAAATTGCGCCGCTCGTTACTCATAATGACAttgttttttaatgaaaaatcattgctagtttttttttgtgttattatATGTTTAGGTCCCATTTATTGATCtccaacttttttatttttttttattttgcatgattatcattttttttttctctgtgcATATAAATTAACAGCAATATCTGCCTTTCTTTTATTGTCTGTCATCATATTAATTTTCgtcagaaaaaataaaataaaataaaatgcaaGTTTATGAATGATGAAAGCATGTTGTGAATCAGTCCAGCTGGGCCTGTAACCTTGTATATATCATCAATTATATTCTGACCAATCTTCCTTGCTTTCTCTGCCACCCTGTATACTACCCACACCACATTCTGATATTTGAatagaaaacccagaattttacATTCATGTACCTTGACATGTATTGTCACCTGAAATTtgcatatattttaatttttattatattgtttttaACCCCTCAAAAAAAAGAGGAAGATTCAAAACATTGCAGTCCAGTTGGTGAGGGACAACTAAATTTACTATCATGATAGCTTGTTGGATTTGGATAGGGGCAATGTTTGGGTACAATTACAGAACTGGGGTTTGATGCCTCAAATTTATAAATGCTTGTTGTTAAAGTGGGTTCTACACCTCTGGTTGTACCAATGCTTCTTGGAATCTAagatttttttttggggggggggggggggggacaaaTGGAGCAATGATTTTGGATCATATATTATAGATTGGTGTATTGAATTTGAGAATTGATTGGATTCAATTCAAGATTAAATGAACGAAGCAGATTCTTTGCCAGAGTTAAGCTGCCAATGCCACTTTCTGATGAAATGAAAACACTAGTTATGTTTCACTTTCAACaactttttattattcaaaaATGCATAGTTGGTAAGTACAGACTCTCACAATAACTCAATATACGTAATGAGTGTATACCTAACACGAAAGGAAGGTATCTTTTTGGTGGCGATTTAGCTCTTTCATTTGTAAATTTTGGTAATGAAACATGTCAATTTAAAGTCATGTTGATTGTCAGTCGTTAGTGACCATTAACAACTATTCTAATCTCATCATTAATTATTGGGACCTGTAGAGCCATGGGATAAAGGAGTGGTCCAAGTCAACTTCACTGGCACAGAGATACAAATAAAATGTATGCGATTTTGCTATGAAGAAGAGAAGAATACGATTGTGATGCTTGTAGATTTCTCTGTACCTACGCTATCTCACTTTTTGGGCACACAACCCTACTTATTACTTCCTGAGCCCCCCAGACAAAAATAATGGTCTCacagaaaagtaaaaaaaaaaagtagtctCAATTTCATGCAAAACGTTTGGGAAAGCAAAAAAATTAGGTGGTAGAAGAAATGAGGCAGCGGGGTAAAATGGGACCCCCAATGAAAAACATTACTATTCTTGTGTTGAGAACTACTATGAACACCATTGTCCAAGTCTCAATAAATAATAATCCAATCAACTCTTTCAAACTAAAACCTACCCTTTTTATTGTGTACAACCAGAAAATGAAACCTACTTGCTTGTTGTTCTCTTTCTTAGCTTTGGAAAATAGAGAACCCCCAAATTCTTCATACTCAATAGTACATTACCTCATATACCAAATACTCATAtgagttttgttttttaaattaaaaaatgtttCGAGACTCGTAATGTTCCACAATGTTTCCACACTCTATATAAACAGAATCATCATCCACAAAGATATCTTctctcaaatatatccactttCAAAATACAAAAAAAGTAAAAGATAAACAAACAaggttaaaataaaaaatgagtgAAAATTAACCCAAGTAAAGCGTAGACTTATATAGATAGAGTCACTGCTCTGCCTAGCTTGTTTAATTAAAtgatcatgtaaatatatatattatagagtaATTAATATCTATAGCAGATCTCAACATGAACAAGCAGATAGCTTTTTCATCTCACTGATTTCCATCTCAGACCCAGAAATGACATCAATTTTTGAACCCTGAAGGTCTACACCATTAGCCTTGGACCCATTCCCACACTCCAAAGTTTTCTTCGAAACGACACCGTATATCTCCTCCAACACCCTGAAGAAGGCGGTGTTGACGTTGTCGCCGCTGAGAGCCGATGTCTCGGAGAAGAAGAGGCCCTGATCCTCCGCGAACTCGACGGCGTCCTCCGTCGGCACGGCTCGCAAGTCCACCAGGTCAGCCTTGTTCCCGATCAGCATGATCACTATGGAGTTGTCCGCATGGGCTCGCAGCTCCTCCACCCACCTCGCCACGTGGTCGAAGCTCTGCCTCTTCGTTATGTCGTACACCAGCATCGCCCCTAGTGCCCCTCTGTAGTACGCACTCGTTACAGCTCGATACCTATCCGTATCGACCCACGTACATCAATTTCAGATTATCTCAATCTCcataccaaaataaaaaaatcaaacagCTTATCTACTCTAGTCATCTTGACTTATGATCAAGATCTTAACCATGTTCATGAGTATGGAAAAAGAAGAAAGCATTTAAAGTAAGAAAAGAATGGACCTTTCTTGGCCGGCAGTATCCCAGATCTGAGCTTTGATGAGTTTGTCATTAATGGTGACAGTACGAGTCTGGAATTCAACCCCAATGGTGGACTTTGAGTCAAAGCAGAACTCGTTTTTGGTAAACCTGGAAAGTATCTGAGTTTTCCCAACTGCAGAGTCTCCAATCACCACCACTTTAAAAACGTAATCTATTTTCTCATGCCCATTTTCTTGAGACCTCTGACTCTGATTAGCTTCAGTCCCATTCATTTCTTGATTCATTTTTCTGGGCACTCAAAAAAACCACTACAAAGACTAGtacacactttttttttctttttttcttgtgCTTTGTTTGCTTTATAAAAATAATGAAACTGTGCATTGTCAATACTTTGGTGTTTTCATATTGGGTTTTGTTTGAGTGGGAGCTAGTAAAGGAAAGGAAGAGGACAAAATTAAAAAAGGAAACAGACAGGTCAGGGTTGTAAACAGAAGAAAAAAAGATGAGCAGCTAGAAAAATCTAGTGTGGCCCAGTGATTAATTTGTCCCACATTTAAAGCTTTTATTTATAGCGGGTACATTCCTTTGAATtatcttatgtttatttttgCATAATTTGGGGCTACCATTGTCTCTGAAAAGCTATGGAAACTTTAGATTATTGAGATTGGAACTGGGATTTGTAATGTCGAATGtgattataaaaatttaaatgatatctAAAGTACAGTGCTACGTTTTATGGCGCAATCCACGGTGGGATTTACTTGATATCATATCTCCCTTTACAAATTGCCCAAACTTTTACTGTTATGAATTATTATTATGATGGTAAATAAAAAGTTGTCAAAGTGGATTTCATAATCGAAAGTATTGAAGTTCGAGGGAAATTTATTCGTTTATTTTAAACTAAActaattcttctttttttcttcattttggtAGTTGCATATGGTGTTTTGGTAGATTCATCTGTTACAACAGAAGCATATCTGTTATTGTCAAAATTTCTAAAACTAAACTCTTTTATATAGCTTTAGAAAGAGCTTCAGATGTATAATTTTTCATTTtctgagttttggggtttagagaAACACTTAGAGAGAATTTGTAAGGGTTGTGAGAGAGAGTTTTGATTCTTGGGGTTCTTTTTTCTTCAAGAACTTACATGTAAAAGTTTTCTCTGCTCTACACACAAATGTTTCACCATTGGTGAATTATTTAGTATTGAGCTTTGTTGATCATAGGTTGTAACTGTAACGCtttggttagccaagactgttacactatgtactttaaatagtcctggactcgctaatcgagtcccTTGGTTATAAAATTGTAACTAATGTTAATTGACAAGGATTAGAGttaaaattttggtaaaaaaggAACGTTGACTTCTCATTAAAAGtttagtttatacacgggatcccaaaataaacatttaaaatgtTATTTACATTTCAAAATGTTACAacaagccggcctaagcggcaaaagagggtccaaccctagttcttctgagataaccccagccgtggtggtcgagcagccgcatatgtacacgtcgccaccgaagctctcaaactcaGAGTTGGTCCTGCttccctttccctttacctggaccacgcagcacccgtgagccaaggttcagcaagaaaGCTTTAAACACATGCATGAACAATAA
This genomic interval from Humulus lupulus chromosome 8, drHumLupu1.1, whole genome shotgun sequence contains the following:
- the LOC133797452 gene encoding ras-related protein RABA3; this encodes MNQEMNGTEANQSQRSQENGHEKIDYVFKVVVIGDSAVGKTQILSRFTKNEFCFDSKSTIGVEFQTRTVTINDKLIKAQIWDTAGQERYRAVTSAYYRGALGAMLVYDITKRQSFDHVARWVEELRAHADNSIVIMLIGNKADLVDLRAVPTEDAVEFAEDQGLFFSETSALSGDNVNTAFFRVLEEIYGVVSKKTLECGNGSKANGVDLQGSKIDVISGSEMEISEMKKLSACSC